Proteins from a single region of Paraflavitalea devenefica:
- a CDS encoding glycoside hydrolase family 2 protein, whose protein sequence is MRRVPILFLSLLLLGVAQAQPSWQIVPGRITTQWSANVNPANPLPEYPRPQLVRKNWQNLNGLWQYAILPKAQEETMPASLAGNILVPYAVESALSGVGKTVGKDSVLWYKKVIATPAVKKGQQVILHFGAVDWRCSVYVNGKKVGTHQGGYDPFSFDITAALKKGKEQEITVSVWDPSDQGPQPRGKQVKNPEGIWYTPVTGIWQTVWLETVANTYIVSTRQTPDIDTKILTVQTKVANVQTGDLVKVTAYDGTTKLTEQSVTAGDDIKLAIDNPKLWTPEKPFLYTLKVEVLRAGKVVDEAGSYFAMRKISMGIDGNGVQRMLLNNRFVFQYGPLDQGWWPDGLYTAPTDEALKFDIVQTKDMGFNMIRKHVKVEPARWYYHCDQLGILVWQDMPSGDRGARWETRPGVEGIGHDMDRSPESENIYRTEWSAIMESLHNFPSIVVWVPFNEAWGQFKTKEIVNWTMQKDPSRLVNTASGGNFHSVGHIIDLHNYPQPAMPKAELFGANYVIVLGEFGGLGLPIEGHTWQDKNNWGYRSYKNKEDLFTNYAQLIERFPALIKKGLSAAVYTQTTDVEVEVNGLMTYDRKVFKIPVESLKRVHNKLYDVNLVSMK, encoded by the coding sequence ATGCGTAGAGTACCCATTCTTTTTCTATCGTTACTCCTCTTAGGTGTTGCACAGGCGCAGCCATCCTGGCAAATCGTGCCCGGGCGTATCACTACCCAATGGTCGGCCAATGTAAACCCGGCCAATCCATTGCCCGAATACCCGCGTCCGCAACTCGTGCGTAAGAACTGGCAAAACCTCAATGGCCTCTGGCAATATGCCATCCTGCCAAAAGCACAGGAAGAAACCATGCCCGCTTCTCTGGCTGGTAACATACTCGTGCCGTATGCCGTGGAGTCAGCGCTGTCGGGTGTAGGAAAAACAGTAGGAAAAGACAGTGTACTTTGGTATAAAAAAGTCATTGCAACGCCGGCCGTTAAAAAAGGTCAGCAGGTAATCCTGCACTTTGGTGCGGTAGACTGGCGCTGTTCCGTATACGTGAATGGTAAAAAAGTAGGTACGCACCAGGGCGGATATGATCCTTTCTCTTTTGACATTACAGCCGCGCTGAAAAAAGGAAAGGAACAGGAAATAACCGTATCAGTATGGGACCCTTCCGACCAGGGCCCTCAGCCACGCGGCAAGCAGGTAAAAAATCCCGAAGGCATCTGGTACACACCGGTAACCGGCATCTGGCAAACAGTATGGCTGGAAACAGTGGCCAATACCTACATTGTATCTACCCGGCAAACACCGGACATTGATACCAAAATACTCACCGTTCAAACCAAAGTTGCCAATGTACAAACCGGCGACCTGGTGAAGGTAACGGCGTATGACGGTACAACGAAGCTCACCGAGCAAAGCGTTACTGCCGGTGATGATATCAAACTGGCAATTGACAATCCCAAATTATGGACACCTGAAAAACCATTTCTCTATACACTGAAGGTGGAAGTGCTCCGTGCCGGTAAAGTAGTAGATGAGGCAGGCAGCTACTTTGCCATGCGCAAAATATCCATGGGCATTGATGGCAATGGCGTGCAGCGTATGTTGCTCAACAACCGCTTTGTATTCCAGTATGGCCCGCTCGACCAGGGTTGGTGGCCCGATGGTTTATACACCGCTCCTACCGACGAAGCCCTGAAGTTTGACATCGTACAAACAAAAGACATGGGCTTCAACATGATCCGCAAACACGTAAAAGTAGAGCCTGCACGCTGGTACTATCATTGTGATCAGTTGGGCATCCTCGTATGGCAGGACATGCCCAGCGGCGATCGCGGCGCCCGCTGGGAAACACGCCCCGGCGTGGAAGGCATTGGTCATGACATGGACCGCAGCCCCGAATCAGAAAACATCTACCGCACCGAATGGTCGGCCATCATGGAAAGCCTGCACAACTTTCCCAGTATCGTTGTATGGGTGCCCTTTAATGAAGCCTGGGGACAGTTCAAGACCAAAGAGATCGTTAACTGGACCATGCAGAAAGATCCTTCCAGGTTAGTGAACACAGCCAGTGGAGGTAACTTCCATTCCGTGGGACATATCATAGACCTGCACAACTATCCGCAGCCTGCCATGCCCAAAGCAGAACTGTTTGGCGCTAACTACGTCATCGTGTTGGGTGAGTTCGGCGGATTGGGATTGCCCATTGAAGGCCATACCTGGCAGGACAAGAACAACTGGGGATACCGCAGCTATAAGAACAAGGAAGACCTGTTTACCAACTATGCGCAGCTCATAGAGAGATTCCCGGCGCTCATCAAAAAGGGATTGTCGGCCGCTGTATATACACAAACCACCGACGTGGAAGTGGAAGTCAACGGCCTCATGACCTATGACCGAAAAGTATTTAAAATACCCGTGGAAAGCCTGAAGCGGGTGCACAACAAACTCTATGATGTGAACCTCGTGAGCATGAAGTAA
- a CDS encoding DUF3823 domain-containing protein: MKRKHNLLILLAGLMAFASCKKDNFDPPGSTFKGRIIYEGEPIMVEQNQVRFQLWEPGWGLNGAIDVAIDQDGSYSAVLFNGNYKLIIPKNEGPFMTKSTGSPAKDTIMINLQGSQDFDIEVMPYYMIRNAQFSQAGGKVAATVKIEKIITDANAKNIESVSLYINKTTYVGANGNMQIQRKDSTVNAATDLNNLQLSVNIPAITPTQNYVFARVGVKITGVEDRLYSPVQKITF, encoded by the coding sequence ATGAAACGTAAACACAATCTCCTCATACTACTGGCAGGACTGATGGCATTCGCCTCCTGCAAGAAAGATAACTTCGATCCTCCCGGTTCTACCTTCAAAGGTCGCATCATTTATGAAGGCGAGCCCATCATGGTAGAACAGAACCAGGTGCGCTTCCAGCTCTGGGAGCCCGGCTGGGGACTCAATGGCGCTATAGATGTAGCCATTGACCAGGATGGATCGTACTCCGCTGTATTGTTTAATGGCAACTACAAACTGATCATTCCCAAAAACGAAGGACCTTTCATGACCAAATCCACCGGCAGCCCCGCCAAGGATACCATCATGATCAACCTGCAGGGCAGCCAGGACTTCGACATAGAAGTGATGCCCTATTACATGATCAGGAATGCCCAGTTTTCCCAGGCCGGCGGAAAAGTAGCGGCTACAGTTAAGATCGAAAAGATCATTACCGATGCCAATGCGAAGAACATTGAATCCGTATCCCTGTACATTAACAAAACAACTTATGTAGGCGCCAATGGCAACATGCAGATTCAACGGAAGGATTCTACCGTGAATGCCGCTACAGACCTGAATAACCTGCAACTGAGTGTGAACATCCCCGCTATTACCCCCACGCAGAACTATGTATTCGCGCGGGTAGGGGTGAAGATCACCGGCGTGGAAGACAGGCTGTATTCTCCGGTACAAAAAATCACCTTTTAA
- a CDS encoding RagB/SusD family nutrient uptake outer membrane protein, giving the protein MKKILAITSIIITASLSGCLKDDEFLSKQPTNLIGEEQMWKDPGLVLSLLGNLYNRYYDIETVEDWASFANLNDAFPSENGAYGRVQNVDWGYGDWGTWDYGYIRDMNLFIKKCAAADKLEEGVRNRFLAEARFLRASYYFELAKRMGGVPLILEPEQYDFSGNPTYLQHPRAKEGEIYDFVISEAEAIKEVLPANVNEKSRATKAAALAMEARAAIYAGSIAKYGVNTPQVTLPGQEVGIPAEKANDYYTKALKAAKDIIDGQAGAYGLYTKKPDLSDNFASLFTDKANNPEAIFVEDYKLQSGKTHSYTLRNQPRSTAEEQEGGRLNPALNLVEQFEKLDNTFAPLATQSGSNYIYYNTPTEIFAGRDARLGGTVLLPGTLFKGKPVDIWAGLQLGDGSVVTGDIPGARKVVNGTEMQVVGYDGPINGYEFIAQTGFYVRKYLDPTVGSGQRGVQSDVWFIRYRFGEMLLIAAEAAFELNDKETAKDYLNTLRTRAGLTTPLTAADITFDRIVHERRVELAFEGHYLFDMKRWRLAHIVWDGNAMTAADLVSNIGSATKRNTQPWGLWPYKVFDPTSPNNGKWIFKEVLPNRVLASDRFRFGNYYSYIGDDIINNNPQIVRNPNQ; this is encoded by the coding sequence ATGAAAAAGATACTTGCAATAACATCCATCATAATAACCGCCTCGTTGTCCGGTTGTTTGAAAGACGACGAATTTCTCAGTAAGCAACCTACCAACCTGATCGGGGAAGAGCAAATGTGGAAAGATCCGGGTCTGGTATTGTCCCTGCTCGGTAACCTGTACAACCGCTACTATGACATAGAAACGGTGGAAGACTGGGCCTCCTTTGCCAACCTGAATGATGCCTTCCCTTCCGAGAATGGTGCTTACGGACGTGTGCAGAATGTAGATTGGGGTTATGGAGATTGGGGCACCTGGGATTACGGTTATATCCGCGACATGAACCTGTTCATTAAAAAATGTGCAGCAGCCGATAAACTGGAAGAAGGGGTTCGCAACAGGTTCCTGGCCGAAGCCCGTTTTCTCCGTGCCTCCTATTACTTTGAATTGGCCAAACGCATGGGTGGCGTACCGCTCATCCTGGAACCAGAGCAGTATGACTTCAGTGGTAATCCCACTTACCTGCAACATCCGAGAGCTAAAGAAGGGGAGATATACGACTTCGTGATCAGCGAAGCGGAAGCCATCAAGGAGGTGTTGCCGGCGAATGTCAATGAGAAATCAAGAGCTACCAAAGCAGCGGCGCTGGCCATGGAAGCACGGGCCGCCATCTATGCAGGGTCAATTGCCAAATACGGCGTTAACACACCACAGGTTACATTGCCCGGCCAGGAAGTGGGCATCCCTGCCGAAAAAGCAAACGACTACTATACCAAAGCATTAAAAGCGGCTAAAGACATCATTGACGGACAGGCAGGCGCTTATGGTCTCTACACGAAAAAGCCCGATCTCTCCGACAACTTTGCCAGCCTCTTCACCGATAAGGCCAATAACCCGGAAGCCATCTTCGTGGAAGACTATAAACTGCAAAGCGGTAAAACGCACAGCTATACCCTGCGCAACCAGCCACGCAGCACAGCAGAAGAGCAGGAGGGCGGACGCCTCAATCCTGCGCTCAACCTCGTAGAGCAGTTCGAGAAGCTGGACAATACCTTTGCACCACTGGCTACCCAAAGCGGCAGTAATTACATCTACTACAATACACCAACAGAGATCTTCGCCGGCAGGGATGCCCGTCTCGGTGGTACTGTATTATTGCCCGGCACCCTGTTCAAAGGAAAACCCGTTGATATATGGGCTGGTTTGCAACTGGGTGATGGCTCGGTAGTAACAGGCGATATTCCCGGCGCCCGGAAAGTAGTGAATGGCACCGAAATGCAGGTAGTAGGATATGATGGCCCTATCAATGGGTATGAATTTATAGCACAAACAGGATTCTATGTACGTAAATACCTCGATCCTACAGTAGGGTCTGGTCAGCGCGGCGTTCAAAGCGATGTGTGGTTTATCCGTTACCGCTTCGGTGAAATGCTGCTCATCGCTGCTGAAGCCGCTTTTGAATTGAACGACAAGGAAACTGCCAAAGACTACCTCAATACCCTGCGCACAAGGGCGGGTCTTACTACACCGCTCACGGCTGCTGACATCACGTTCGACAGGATCGTTCATGAAAGAAGGGTGGAACTCGCTTTTGAAGGCCATTACCTTTTCGACATGAAGCGTTGGCGACTGGCCCATATCGTTTGGGATGGTAATGCCATGACGGCTGCCGACCTGGTAAGCAACATCGGCAGCGCTACCAAAAGGAATACCCAGCCCTGGGGTTTGTGGCCTTATAAAGTATTTGATCCCACCAGTCCCAACAATGGTAAATGGATATTTAAGGAAGTGCTGCCCAACCGGGTACTGGCTTCAGACAGGTTCCGTTTTGGTAACTATTATTCCTACATCGGGGATGATATCATCAACAACAACCCGCAGATCGTCAGGAACCCAAATCAGTAA
- a CDS encoding SusC/RagA family TonB-linked outer membrane protein — MEFFNKHLPGMPDDRMAWLKKGRLLLLCFLLSAFFNTSLAQDEARISVKGAAKDSAGIGIPNVSVTEKGTQNSVITGPDGLFSISVANNKAVLVFTSIGYSPREVKVGTQTNIEVSLESTNKDLGEVVIIGYGSRKKESLTGAISTITSKDIEKVHGGSTVSSGLAGKIPGVSFRMPDGRPGASANIQIRNMGNPLFVIDGIQQDAGQFNNLSPNDIESITVLKDASAAIYGVRAANGVVVVTTKRGRTGTRNTVSVDAYTGWQSWTRFPRAISSSYDWMLGKADAEMNQFGSTSITQAELDKYKAGTEYGYQSFDWYDFIIQDNAPMSSINASASGGSDRINYYLSVTRFDQTSVLGREFTFGRTNIQSNVDAKIAEGLKVGVQINGRIETRDQPGVPGGDDYWAPRFALLRNRPMDRPFANDNPEYLQDIGHNETNWGLLTKARSGYWREDWRVLQTNFNAEYQVPYIKGLSARAQFSYYLADRVMNGHEYTYDAYRYDVPTDKYIVTASVTNPWRERGTRKVMRNIWQWQLNYNRTFGEHTVGAVAVAEKQDFRNVEQYLHAVPKTNALPLIYFATMDQYDDRDDREARIGYIGRFNYSYANKYFFEASVRRDASWKFAPDKRVGYFPNISGGWRISEENFFQRMMGGSTVLSDLKIRASYGIMGDDDVGIGAFDYLSGYNYNAGIAILSGSAVVTSVNRGEPIKNISWYKSKITDIGADFSLFNGKLRGTVDYFYRLRSGLRGRKYDILLPNELGYGLPDENVRDESQFGFEGSLAYSGKIGSLNYNVSGNGMIARGKFVKSYKPRWNNSWDHYRNSGNTSPDRYRDIFWGLTATGQFQSQEEINNHPVDIDGQGNKTLLPGDIIYADVNGDGRINGWDERPIGYTTGGQPNITFGFSIGLQYRNFDFTADFSGGGMYAWNQNWETKVPFQNEGGLNNRLLDRWHREDPFDLNSKWIAGKYPAFRYNNGGHSNYRNSTFWLHNVTYLRARTLELGYSIPKSILSKARIQRARFYVNAYNLFSLDNLNQYGIDPEVIDDNGLQYPQSKFINVGINLSL, encoded by the coding sequence ATGGAATTTTTCAACAAGCATCTGCCGGGTATGCCGGATGATCGCATGGCCTGGCTCAAAAAAGGAAGACTCCTTCTATTGTGCTTCCTCCTTTCCGCTTTCTTCAACACCTCCCTGGCACAGGATGAAGCCAGGATATCCGTAAAAGGCGCTGCCAAAGACAGCGCCGGTATAGGTATTCCCAATGTATCGGTTACTGAAAAGGGTACTCAAAATTCGGTTATTACAGGTCCTGATGGACTCTTTTCCATCAGCGTGGCCAATAACAAGGCGGTGTTGGTTTTTACTTCCATTGGTTATAGTCCCCGGGAAGTAAAAGTAGGCACACAAACCAACATTGAAGTGTCGCTGGAAAGCACGAACAAAGACCTCGGAGAAGTAGTGATAATCGGTTATGGTTCGCGCAAGAAAGAATCGTTGACCGGCGCCATCTCTACCATTACCTCCAAAGACATCGAGAAAGTGCATGGCGGCTCCACAGTGAGTTCCGGCCTGGCCGGTAAAATTCCGGGTGTGAGTTTCCGGATGCCCGATGGCCGTCCCGGTGCCAGCGCCAATATCCAGATCCGTAACATGGGTAACCCGCTCTTTGTAATAGACGGCATCCAGCAGGATGCAGGGCAATTCAACAACCTTTCCCCCAACGATATAGAAAGCATCACTGTGCTCAAAGATGCGTCTGCCGCCATCTATGGCGTACGCGCTGCCAACGGTGTGGTAGTAGTCACTACCAAACGCGGCAGAACAGGTACACGCAATACCGTGAGCGTAGATGCTTATACCGGCTGGCAATCCTGGACCCGCTTTCCCAGGGCAATCAGCAGTTCTTATGATTGGATGCTGGGAAAAGCAGATGCAGAAATGAACCAGTTTGGCAGTACCAGCATCACACAGGCTGAGCTTGACAAATACAAAGCCGGCACAGAATATGGCTATCAAAGTTTTGACTGGTACGACTTCATCATACAGGACAATGCACCCATGTCATCCATCAATGCCAGTGCTTCCGGCGGGTCCGACAGGATCAACTACTACCTGTCTGTTACCCGGTTTGACCAAACATCGGTACTGGGACGTGAATTCACTTTCGGCAGGACCAATATCCAGAGCAATGTGGATGCGAAGATTGCCGAAGGGCTCAAAGTAGGCGTTCAGATCAACGGACGTATTGAGACCCGCGACCAGCCCGGTGTACCTGGTGGGGACGACTACTGGGCGCCCCGCTTTGCCTTATTGCGCAACAGGCCCATGGACCGTCCTTTCGCCAATGACAATCCCGAGTACCTGCAGGACATTGGCCACAATGAAACCAACTGGGGGTTATTGACCAAAGCAAGATCGGGTTACTGGCGGGAAGACTGGCGCGTATTGCAAACCAACTTCAATGCAGAGTACCAGGTGCCCTATATAAAAGGATTGTCGGCCCGCGCGCAATTCTCCTACTACCTGGCCGACCGCGTCATGAATGGCCATGAATACACTTATGATGCTTACCGTTATGATGTACCCACCGATAAATACATCGTGACAGCCTCCGTTACCAATCCCTGGCGCGAACGGGGCACCCGCAAAGTCATGCGCAACATCTGGCAATGGCAGCTCAACTACAACCGTACTTTTGGTGAGCATACCGTAGGGGCTGTTGCAGTAGCTGAAAAGCAGGATTTCCGCAATGTAGAGCAATACCTGCATGCCGTGCCCAAGACCAATGCGCTGCCGCTGATCTACTTTGCCACCATGGACCAGTATGACGACCGGGACGACCGCGAAGCAAGGATCGGCTACATCGGCCGCTTTAACTATAGCTATGCCAATAAATACTTCTTTGAGGCTTCTGTACGGCGTGATGCTTCCTGGAAATTTGCACCCGACAAGCGGGTAGGCTACTTCCCCAACATATCCGGCGGCTGGAGAATATCCGAAGAGAATTTCTTCCAGCGGATGATGGGTGGCAGTACCGTACTCTCTGATCTTAAAATACGCGCCTCTTATGGTATCATGGGTGATGATGATGTGGGCATCGGCGCTTTTGATTACCTCAGTGGTTACAACTACAATGCAGGTATCGCCATCCTCAGCGGATCGGCCGTCGTTACTTCTGTCAACAGGGGTGAGCCCATTAAGAATATCTCCTGGTACAAGAGTAAGATCACAGATATCGGGGCCGACTTCAGCCTGTTTAACGGCAAGCTGAGAGGTACCGTGGACTACTTCTACCGGTTGCGTTCCGGCTTACGGGGCCGTAAATACGATATCCTGCTGCCCAATGAGCTGGGATATGGCCTGCCCGATGAGAATGTGCGGGATGAATCGCAGTTTGGCTTTGAAGGGTCACTGGCCTACAGTGGTAAAATTGGTAGCCTCAACTACAACGTAAGCGGTAATGGCATGATCGCACGCGGTAAATTCGTGAAGTCGTACAAACCACGGTGGAACAACTCCTGGGACCACTACCGCAACTCCGGCAATACGAGCCCCGACAGGTACCGCGATATCTTCTGGGGCCTCACAGCCACCGGTCAGTTCCAGAGCCAGGAAGAGATCAACAATCACCCTGTTGATATAGATGGACAGGGCAACAAAACATTGTTACCGGGTGATATCATTTACGCAGACGTTAACGGCGATGGCAGGATCAATGGTTGGGATGAAAGACCCATTGGTTATACCACCGGCGGACAGCCCAATATTACCTTTGGTTTCAGCATCGGATTGCAATACAGGAACTTCGACTTCACAGCCGACTTCTCCGGCGGTGGCATGTATGCCTGGAACCAGAACTGGGAAACAAAAGTACCTTTCCAGAATGAAGGAGGATTGAATAACAGGCTGCTGGACAGGTGGCACCGCGAGGACCCGTTTGACCTCAACAGTAAATGGATTGCCGGTAAATATCCTGCTTTCCGTTATAACAATGGTGGCCACAGCAACTACAGGAACTCTACCTTCTGGCTGCACAACGTTACCTACCTCCGCGCCAGAACGCTGGAACTGGGTTATTCCATTCCCAAATCAATATTGAGCAAAGCCAGGATACAAAGGGCCAGGTTCTATGTGAATGCCTATAACCTCTTCTCGCTCGATAACCTGAATCAATATGGTATAGATCCCGAGGTGATTGACGACAATGGTCTTCAATACCCGCAGAGCAAGTTCATCAACGTAGGGATCAATCTTTCTTTATAA
- a CDS encoding ligand-binding sensor domain-containing protein codes for MIALLVACTSSLYGQGYYFRHYQVENGLSHNTVFSCVQDRKGFLWFGTKDGINRFDGITFKVFRPDPSDSNSLGNNFVLSLHEDAGGVLWAGTREGLYRYNASTESFRLIKGTAWSDVRDIDSDSSGNLWFIVGLKLYRYHASHDSAPVLINRDNSMITSLCTTADGTVWISTVEGWVQQYDPVTGQFSGFDVFDQSPPTASRWIDDIFDTRQGYILIGTSNQGIKRFHIASKTYKDILTYNADHTEVYGRGFIHYAGDEYWIATESGIYIYHLKDESLKNLRKKYNDPYSISDNAVYSLCKDKEGGIWAGTFFGGVNYYPRQYTSFQKYFPDNTQHTISGNAVREICEDQYGNLWIGTEDGGLNKLEQATGKITHYLPGGNRSTISYSNIHGILAVGNELWIGTFEHGLDVLDIPSGKVVRHYSGGGGTTSFRGNFILTLYQTRAGEILAGTPLGLFRYEKATDRFTAVKEVPDNLFIYSILEDHSGTIWLGTLGSGVVYYNTATGERGSLHHDPKNTNSLSNNLVNSVFEDSYHHLWFATEGGGLCQYSPTRKTLKRYTTQHGLPSDFVFKVLEDGRHNLWISTTRGLTCFNPATGKMKVYTKNNGLLSDQFNYNSGYKDKKGRMYFGSVKGLISFNPDEFTQNEFMPPVYITGFQVNNKELSVNQQGSSLSQSIIQTNYITLSPSASTFSIDFAALSYTAPERTEYMYKMEGLDKDWTYLKANRKVYFTGLAPGTYRFIVKAANSSGQWNSQPAQLEIRLLPPFWASSWAYGLYILLATGIVLYLIRHYHRRTEEKNERRIELMEHEKEKELYQAKIEFFTNVAHEIKTPLTLIKGPLEKVMKKSGEAPELRNSLQIMERNTNRLIDLTNQLLDFRQTETKGFSLSFTPVNIPELLEEMYTNFKPLAEQRNLQFTQEMPSTPLYTMADPEALQKIFSNLFSNAIKYAGSKVHVQVLPFRPEDPLFTITLENDGYLIPYEMKEKIFEPFFRLKRTEKQKGTGIGLALARSLTQLHKGDLYLQETHNGLNRFVISLPLQPIDNNAVNRAPNDDTIFTVS; via the coding sequence ATGATTGCGTTGCTTGTTGCCTGTACATCCTCCCTGTATGGGCAGGGCTATTATTTCAGGCACTACCAGGTAGAGAACGGACTTTCCCACAATACGGTGTTTTCCTGTGTGCAGGACCGGAAAGGTTTTTTATGGTTCGGCACGAAGGACGGTATTAACCGGTTTGACGGTATTACGTTCAAGGTATTCCGGCCTGATCCTTCAGACAGTAACAGCCTTGGTAATAATTTTGTACTCAGCCTGCATGAAGATGCCGGCGGTGTTTTATGGGCAGGCACCCGCGAGGGCCTGTACCGGTATAATGCCTCTACAGAAAGTTTCCGCCTTATAAAAGGTACTGCCTGGTCGGATGTGCGCGATATAGATTCGGACTCATCCGGCAATTTATGGTTTATAGTGGGATTGAAGTTGTACAGGTATCATGCATCGCACGACAGTGCGCCTGTGCTGATCAATCGTGACAACAGCATGATCACTTCCCTTTGTACTACGGCCGATGGTACAGTATGGATTTCCACGGTGGAAGGCTGGGTACAGCAGTATGATCCCGTTACCGGCCAGTTCTCGGGTTTTGATGTGTTTGATCAATCGCCTCCTACTGCTTCCCGGTGGATAGATGATATTTTTGATACCCGCCAGGGATATATATTGATCGGCACTTCCAACCAGGGCATTAAGCGCTTTCATATTGCCAGCAAAACTTATAAGGATATCCTCACTTATAATGCCGATCATACGGAAGTATATGGCCGCGGGTTTATTCATTATGCCGGCGATGAATACTGGATAGCTACTGAATCGGGCATTTATATTTATCATCTTAAAGACGAAAGCCTGAAGAACCTGCGCAAGAAGTATAATGACCCCTACTCCATTTCTGATAATGCGGTTTATTCCCTTTGCAAGGATAAGGAAGGCGGTATCTGGGCAGGGACTTTTTTCGGGGGCGTCAATTATTATCCCCGCCAGTATACTTCTTTCCAGAAGTATTTCCCGGATAACACACAGCATACGATCAGTGGCAATGCGGTACGGGAAATATGCGAAGACCAATATGGCAATCTCTGGATCGGTACAGAAGATGGCGGCCTGAATAAACTGGAGCAGGCCACCGGAAAGATCACACATTACCTGCCGGGCGGCAACCGCTCCACGATCTCTTATTCGAATATACATGGCATACTGGCTGTGGGTAATGAATTGTGGATAGGCACTTTTGAGCATGGCCTGGATGTGCTGGATATTCCCAGCGGGAAGGTAGTACGTCATTATTCAGGTGGCGGCGGCACTACTTCCTTCCGGGGAAATTTTATTCTTACACTGTACCAGACAAGGGCCGGTGAAATACTGGCCGGAACACCGCTGGGATTGTTCAGGTATGAAAAGGCCACAGACCGTTTTACGGCGGTGAAAGAGGTGCCCGACAATCTTTTTATTTACAGCATCCTGGAAGATCATAGCGGTACGATCTGGCTGGGCACGCTTGGCAGTGGCGTAGTGTATTATAACACAGCCACCGGTGAGCGGGGCAGCCTGCATCATGATCCCAAAAACACCAACAGCCTCAGCAATAACCTGGTGAATAGTGTGTTTGAGGACAGCTATCATCATTTATGGTTTGCCACGGAGGGCGGCGGTCTATGCCAGTACTCTCCTACCCGTAAGACACTGAAACGGTATACTACCCAGCATGGCCTGCCCAGCGATTTTGTATTCAAGGTACTGGAAGATGGCCGGCACAACCTGTGGATCAGTACCACGCGCGGCCTTACCTGTTTTAATCCGGCTACCGGAAAGATGAAGGTATATACGAAGAACAACGGGTTGCTGAGCGACCAGTTTAATTATAATTCCGGCTATAAGGACAAGAAAGGACGTATGTATTTTGGCAGTGTGAAAGGCCTGATCAGCTTTAACCCGGATGAGTTTACCCAAAATGAGTTTATGCCGCCGGTATATATTACCGGTTTCCAGGTGAATAATAAGGAGCTGAGCGTTAACCAGCAAGGCTCATCGCTTTCGCAGTCTATTATCCAAACCAATTATATTACGCTTTCCCCTTCCGCTTCTACTTTCAGCATTGATTTTGCCGCATTGAGTTATACGGCTCCTGAGCGGACCGAATATATGTATAAGATGGAAGGGCTGGATAAAGACTGGACTTACCTGAAAGCAAACCGCAAGGTATATTTTACCGGCCTGGCGCCCGGTACGTACCGTTTCATTGTTAAAGCGGCTAACAGCAGCGGCCAGTGGAATAGTCAGCCTGCACAGTTGGAGATCCGTCTGCTCCCCCCTTTCTGGGCCAGTAGCTGGGCTTATGGCCTGTATATTTTGCTGGCTACCGGTATTGTACTTTATCTTATCCGGCATTATCACCGCCGAACAGAAGAGAAGAACGAACGCAGGATAGAGTTGATGGAGCATGAGAAGGAGAAAGAGCTGTACCAGGCCAAGATCGAGTTCTTTACGAATGTGGCCCATGAGATCAAAACACCCCTTACGTTGATCAAAGGCCCCCTGGAAAAGGTGATGAAGAAATCGGGAGAAGCGCCTGAGCTGCGCAACAGCCTGCAGATCATGGAACGTAATACGAACCGCCTTATTGACCTTACGAATCAGTTGCTCGACTTCAGGCAAACCGAAACGAAAGGGTTCAGCCTTAGTTTTACGCCTGTCAATATCCCGGAACTGCTGGAAGAAATGTATACGAATTTTAAGCCGCTGGCAGAACAACGTAACCTGCAGTTCACCCAGGAAATGCCATCCACGCCTCTCTATACGATGGCCGACCCCGAAGCCCTGCAAAAGATCTTCAGTAATCTTTTCAGCAATGCCATTAAGTATGCAGGCAGCAAAGTGCATGTGCAGGTATTGCCCTTCCGGCCCGAAGATCCCCTATTTACGATCACCCTGGAAAACGACGGTTACCTGATCCCTTATGAGATGAAAGAAAAGATATTTGAGCCCTTTTTCAGGCTGAAGCGAACAGAGAAGCAAAAAGGCACTGGCATCGGCCTGGCGCTTGCCCGTTCACTCACGCAATTGCACAAAGGCGATCTGTACCTGCAGGAAACCCATAACGGGCTGAACAGGTTTGTGATCAGCCTGCCCTTGCAGCCTATAGATAATAATGCTGTAAACAGGGCGCCTAATGATGACACGATTTTCACCGTAAGCTAA